A window of Paenibacillus sp. 19GGS1-52 contains these coding sequences:
- a CDS encoding YezD family protein yields the protein MAKPLKVDEIWLERIAGLLDEMEFGSLHIVVHEGQIVQMERTERKRFENGNANATPNANTRYSGETGSRRTDSRSVGRG from the coding sequence ATGGCTAAACCGCTTAAGGTGGATGAGATATGGTTGGAGCGGATTGCAGGACTTCTGGATGAGATGGAATTCGGCTCATTGCATATAGTGGTGCATGAAGGGCAGATTGTTCAGATGGAGCGAACGGAACGCAAACGTTTTGAGAACGGAAATGCAAATGCAACCCCAAATGCAAATACACGTTATAGTGGAGAGACCGGAAGCCGGCGGACTGATTCCCGTTCTGTAGGAAGAGGATAG
- the cysW gene encoding sulfate ABC transporter permease subunit CysW translates to MAGTVPLNISRPQKSVSSPATRESSAVKWVLIAAAGLVLFWLIALPLIVVLTESLKKGWGVYVAALTDPDAASALRLTLLVAAITVPLNTIFGVTAAWAVTKFRFRGKGFLITLIDLPFAVSPVIGGLIFVLVFGAHGWFGPWLSAHDIKIVFALPGIVLATLFVTFPFVARELIPLMEDQGTQEEEAAITLGARGWQVLFRVTLPNIKWGLLYGIILCNARAMGEFGAVSVVSGHIRGETNTLPLHVEILYNEYQFSASFAVASLLLLLALVTMIIKSWLSRKNAH, encoded by the coding sequence ATGGCGGGTACAGTTCCCCTCAACATATCGAGGCCGCAGAAGAGTGTGTCTTCGCCCGCGACGAGGGAATCCTCTGCTGTAAAATGGGTGCTGATTGCCGCCGCTGGCTTGGTCTTGTTCTGGCTAATTGCGCTGCCGCTGATCGTCGTACTTACGGAGTCACTGAAAAAAGGCTGGGGCGTATATGTGGCTGCGCTGACTGATCCGGATGCCGCGTCAGCACTACGGTTGACACTGCTTGTTGCAGCGATCACGGTACCACTCAACACCATTTTTGGGGTGACAGCAGCTTGGGCGGTGACCAAATTTCGGTTCCGCGGCAAAGGTTTTCTAATCACTCTGATTGACCTGCCTTTTGCTGTGTCGCCAGTCATTGGCGGACTTATCTTTGTCCTGGTGTTCGGCGCACACGGATGGTTTGGTCCCTGGCTGAGTGCCCATGATATCAAGATTGTGTTTGCACTCCCGGGAATCGTATTGGCAACACTTTTTGTGACCTTTCCTTTTGTAGCGCGCGAGCTTATACCGCTGATGGAAGATCAGGGCACACAGGAAGAGGAAGCAGCCATTACATTGGGTGCACGTGGTTGGCAGGTCCTTTTCCGGGTAACCTTACCTAATATTAAATGGGGTCTATTGTACGGTATTATTCTGTGTAATGCGCGGGCCATGGGTGAATTCGGTGCGGTGTCTGTAGTATCCGGACATATCCGTGGGGAGACGAATACCCTGCCGCTGCATGTGGAGATTTTGTATAACGAATATCAATTTTCGGCGTCTTTTGCCGTAGCTTCATTACTGTTGCTGCTGGCTTTGGTGACGATGATCATTAAAAGTTGGCTCTCACGCAAAAATGCTCATTGA
- the cysT gene encoding sulfate ABC transporter permease subunit CysT, whose product MNVTTTTAARRKVLPGFGLTMGFSVLYLSLVVLIPLSALLFNSTGLSWVKFWDVATDARVLASYRVSLSTAAAAAFVDAFLGLLLAWVLVRYEFPGKRLFDALIDLPFALPTAVAGISLTALYSTNGWIGSWLEPLGLKVAFTPLGITLALMFIGIPFVVRTVQPVLEDLDRDMEEASATLGAGRLRTFRSVVLPELIPPLLTGFALAFARGIGEFGSVVFISGNMPMRTEIAPLLIMSKLEQYDYAGATAVALLLLLISFLMLLVINSLQRWARKTSR is encoded by the coding sequence ATGAATGTCACCACTACAACTGCAGCACGGCGCAAGGTTTTGCCTGGTTTTGGACTTACGATGGGCTTCAGCGTACTTTACTTGAGCCTCGTTGTTCTGATTCCGCTCTCCGCGCTGCTCTTTAATTCGACGGGCCTCAGTTGGGTGAAGTTCTGGGATGTAGCGACAGACGCACGGGTTCTGGCTTCCTATCGTGTCAGTTTATCTACAGCAGCGGCGGCTGCGTTTGTAGATGCGTTTCTGGGTTTACTGTTGGCCTGGGTGCTGGTGCGTTATGAGTTTCCAGGCAAAAGATTGTTCGATGCCCTGATCGATCTTCCATTTGCACTGCCGACAGCCGTTGCGGGTATCTCACTGACAGCGTTGTACTCTACCAACGGCTGGATTGGGTCTTGGCTGGAACCGCTGGGACTTAAGGTGGCGTTCACACCGCTCGGCATTACGCTCGCTCTGATGTTCATCGGCATTCCGTTTGTAGTGCGAACGGTTCAGCCCGTGCTTGAAGATCTGGACCGAGATATGGAGGAAGCTTCTGCAACTCTCGGTGCAGGCCGCTTACGGACCTTTCGTTCGGTGGTGCTGCCGGAGCTGATCCCTCCGCTGCTGACCGGATTTGCACTGGCTTTTGCCCGTGGCATCGGTGAATTTGGCTCCGTTGTATTTATCTCTGGCAACATGCCGATGCGTACGGAAATTGCTCCGCTGCTCATCATGTCAAAGCTGGAGCAATACGATTATGCCGGAGCTACAGCGGTGGCGCTGCTCCTGCTTCTGATTTCTTTTCTAATGCTGCTGGTTATTAATTCTCTTCAGCGTTGGGCTCGTAAAACATCTCGGTAA
- a CDS encoding sulfate ABC transporter substrate-binding protein has protein sequence MKKRNKKGLLIGFTLLLTVGLTACGSNNNSNTNAETDAPATNSGNAAATAEATKAPAKDPVELLNVSYDPTRELYESYNKAFAAHWEQETGQKVTIKQSHGGSGKQSRAVLDGLEADVVTLALGYDIDALQGAGLINEGWQNKFEHNSSPYTSTIVFLVRKGNPKGIKDWPDLLKEGVEVITPNPKTSGGARWNYLAAWGYALDHNNNDEAKAQEFVKELFKHVPVLDTGARGSTTTFVERGIGDVLIAWENEAYLSVEELGPDKFEIINPSESILAEPPVAVVDKVVDKRGTREVSEAYLKYLYSEEGQKIAAENYYRPTLESVKAQYKDKFPDIKLFTLAEKFGTWKETQEKHFNDGGLFDKIYVPGS, from the coding sequence ATGAAGAAAAGGAATAAAAAAGGGCTTCTTATTGGCTTTACATTACTGTTAACGGTAGGGCTTACTGCTTGCGGCAGCAATAATAATAGCAATACAAATGCTGAAACAGATGCACCAGCAACCAATTCAGGTAACGCGGCGGCCACGGCCGAAGCGACAAAGGCACCAGCTAAAGATCCGGTAGAACTGCTTAACGTTTCCTATGATCCTACCCGCGAACTATATGAGAGCTATAACAAGGCATTTGCTGCTCATTGGGAGCAGGAGACTGGCCAGAAGGTGACCATTAAACAATCTCATGGCGGATCGGGCAAACAAAGTCGGGCTGTGTTGGATGGACTAGAGGCGGATGTGGTGACACTGGCGCTTGGTTATGACATCGACGCCTTGCAGGGAGCAGGTCTTATCAATGAAGGCTGGCAAAATAAATTTGAGCATAATAGCTCACCCTATACCTCAACTATCGTATTTCTTGTACGTAAAGGTAATCCGAAGGGCATCAAGGACTGGCCGGATCTATTAAAGGAAGGCGTAGAGGTAATTACTCCGAATCCAAAGACCTCGGGCGGTGCACGTTGGAATTACCTGGCAGCGTGGGGTTACGCGCTGGATCATAACAATAATGACGAGGCCAAGGCACAGGAGTTTGTAAAAGAATTGTTTAAGCATGTTCCTGTTCTAGATACTGGTGCACGAGGATCGACGACAACTTTTGTCGAGCGGGGAATTGGCGACGTGCTGATTGCTTGGGAGAATGAAGCTTATCTGTCGGTAGAAGAACTGGGTCCGGACAAATTTGAAATTATTAATCCTTCCGAGAGTATTCTGGCTGAGCCGCCGGTTGCTGTAGTAGATAAGGTAGTAGATAAAAGAGGAACTCGTGAGGTGTCCGAGGCTTATCTGAAATATCTCTATTCTGAAGAAGGGCAAAAAATTGCGGCTGAGAACTACTACCGTCCTACGCTGGAAAGTGTTAAAGCGCAGTACAAGGATAAGTTCCCGGATATCAAGTTATTTACGCTCGCAGAGAAGTTCGGAACATGGAAAGAAACGCAGGAGAAACACTTTAATGATGGCGGTCTCTTTGACAAGATCTATGTACCGGGCAGCTGA